The window CTCTTGAGATCAAGATATACAGGGAGGCCAACTTAGACCCCCACGTAATACACCTTGAGGGTTCCCCCCTTGGCGGGGGATTACGCAAGATGCCCAGGAGGTGGAAACAGATATTTAAGTGCCTCCATCAGGCCAGGGATTGTATAGAGAAAGAATCTCCCGATGTTTGCCTGATGTTTGGAGGATATGTGTCCTTCCCAGCCCTTGTGGTATCCAGGATGATGGGGCTGCGCTGCCTTATGCATGAGCAGAACGCGGTGGCCGGGCGGGTTACAAGGCTGGCCGCGTTGCTTAAGGTCCCCGTGGCGTCTGGATGGGAGACTTGCCATCCCCTTAATAGCAAGAACTATAGGTTCGTGGGGGTCCCCATTAGGGGAATGAACAGGATACCTAGGTCTAGCGCTTTAAGCCGCTTGGGACTGTCAATAGATGAAGGGTCAAGGCTGGCCTTGGTTTTGGGGGGCTCCTTGGGCAGCGGCTCCCTTTTCGAGAAGGTTGTGGAAGCCGCCAAAGATGAGTATTTTAATAGATGGAAATTTTTAATTTTAGGCGCGAGCAGCGCCCCACGGGTCTTGGGGAATTGCGTGCTTATGCCCCAAACTTGGGATATGGAAGCGCTTTACTCTCTGGCGGATGTGGTCATAAGCAGAGGGGGAGCTTCTAGTTTGACTGAGATTAAGTTATGGGGGTTACCTTGTGTTATAATTCCTTGGCGTGAGTCGTCGGCTGGGCATCAGAGTGCCAATGCAGGTGCTTTTTGTAGATCTGCTAGAGGCTTGGTGCTTGATGAGGAGCGGGTCCCTAGAAATCTTGCCAGGGCAGTGGATTCACTCCTGTCCTCTGGGGCTTGCTATCACTACCCTGGGGCGGCTTCTTCCTGTGGGGATTTTTCGGGTGATTTGCCGTCCATGGCGTCTGAGATTTGCCGTAAATTGTGGGAAATGCTGCTTGCCCTCTAAAAATTGAAAGGAGAGGTATTGCTTTGCTTAAAGTGCCTTC is drawn from Thermanaerothrix sp. and contains these coding sequences:
- a CDS encoding UDP-N-acetylglucosamine--N-acetylmuramyl-(pentapeptide) pyrophosphoryl-undecaprenol N-acetylglucosamine transferase, which encodes LEIKIYREANLDPHVIHLEGSPLGGGLRKMPRRWKQIFKCLHQARDCIEKESPDVCLMFGGYVSFPALVVSRMMGLRCLMHEQNAVAGRVTRLAALLKVPVASGWETCHPLNSKNYRFVGVPIRGMNRIPRSSALSRLGLSIDEGSRLALVLGGSLGSGSLFEKVVEAAKDEYFNRWKFLILGASSAPRVLGNCVLMPQTWDMEALYSLADVVISRGGASSLTEIKLWGLPCVIIPWRESSAGHQSANAGAFCRSARGLVLDEERVPRNLARAVDSLLSSGACYHYPGAASSCGDFSGDLPSMASEICRKLWEMLLAL